Proteins encoded in a region of the Rutidosis leptorrhynchoides isolate AG116_Rl617_1_P2 chromosome 9, CSIRO_AGI_Rlap_v1, whole genome shotgun sequence genome:
- the LOC139868412 gene encoding uncharacterized protein, whose protein sequence is MTQETWNRFDAIVLQWIYATISKDLLQTILHPDTTAKKAWERLRSIFSDNQNSRALALHNRFTNIKQDNFSSISAYCQEIKSIADQLSNVGDKVSDNRMVLQLVAGLNESYDTIGSRIAHAETLPKFYEARSMLILEESRKNRQASITLDAVDTALVATTNNMEPRETTHSSDRNNNYQTNRGRGGGRNGGRSGRFGNRGRGRNNGFNQGNTNIYPPRQPWAANYWQQPWPMYPPCPYPTTNWNRPNSSNGPTAGLLGPRPQQAYAASVAPSQVSHTPTDIEQALHTMTLNPPEDTWYMDTGASSHMTGSRGFQDGDNSNAM, encoded by the exons ATGACTCAAGAAACATGGAACCGTTTCGACGCAATTGTCCTACAATGGATATATGCTACCATCTCCAAAGACCTCCTTCAAACAATTCTTCACCCCGACACCACTGCTAAGAAAGCCTGGGAAAGGCTTCGAAGCATTTTCAGTGACAATCAAAACTCGCGTGCACTTGCTCTCCACAATCGATTCACTAATATCAAACAAGACAATTTCTCTTCAATTTCAGCCTACTGCCAAGAAATTAAGTCAATTGCAGACCAACTATCAAACGTCGGCGACAAAGTCTCTGATAACCGGATGGTTCTACAATTAGTTGCAGGTTTGAATGAGTCGTATGACACCATTGGTTCTCGTATAGCACACGCTGAAACCCTCCCTAAATTCTATGAAGCGAGATCGATGTTAATTTTGGAAGAGAGCCGCAAAAATAGACAAGCATCTATCACATTGGATGCCGTTGATACTGCACTTGTAGCCACGACGAACAACATGGAGCCTCGTGAAACAACACACTCTAGTGACCGAAACAACAACTATCAAACCAATCGTGGTAGAGGTGGTGGTAGAAACGGCGGTCGGTCCGGTCGATTTGGTAACAGAGGACGAGGAAGGAACAACGGTTTTAATCAGGGTAACACAAACATCTATCCACCTAGACAACCTTGGGCTGCTAACTATTGGCAACAACCTTGGCCCATGTATCCACCATGTCCTTATCCCACAACAAATTGGAACAGGCCCAACTCTTCTAACGGGCCAACAGCAGGCTTACTTGGGCCTAGACCTCAACAAGCCTATGCAGCCTCTGTTGCTCCATCTCAGGTCAGTCACACGCCTACTGATATCGAACAGGCTCTCCACACCATGACTCTCAACCCACCTGAAGACACTTGGTACATGGACACGGGAGCATCATCTCATATGACAGGTTCGCGAG GATTTCAGGACGGGGATAACTCTAATGCGATGTAA
- the LOC139866149 gene encoding LEAF RUST 10 DISEASE-RESISTANCEUS RECEPTOR-LIKE PROTEIN KINASE-like 2.1 produces MKSHFHKSPSLFTITVIILFTNLFNAILCQETVPNNDCQPLQCGTVTIDYPFWGSTRPNYCGYDSPDFQITCQSNVTELTFDSVDYRVLDTDSTTQTITVARNDLWANICPRSLYNTTYNLSFFNGNNSNQQNVSIYYDCSTTIPVAQQTVGSFLCNVNGSQIDNYFGRTSSTVTGGWLEYLVQCENHIDVPVNQTWADQFAVAGTAREEDLRSALEAGFKLKWTANNDECNQCVKSGGRCGSNSTSPELFACYCANGNFSLTCNNTNGTGGSKGDRRNIKWKLIIGFVCVTIGGSMLLVFFKIRRRWKNQKHTDDQLQNNHALERIILNNYASLAPNGELVAVKLLAGTHGDGEDFINEVSSISRTSHVNIVKHLGFCTERNKRALVYEFMPNGSLDKFLRGDGSHLDWNTLFRVAKGIARGLEYLHQGCNTRIVHFDIKPHNILLDKEFVPKISDFGLAKLCKKKESIVSVFGARGTAGYMAPEVFFKSLGGASHKSDVYSYGMMVLEMTGARKHNIRSTSSTSEAYFPDWVYKQVETGGSLEDYGVTTEEEEEIARKMMTVSLWCIQSDPSQRPSISKVVEMWEGDESLQVPPRKFWTSPTRPLQSISSLISYRLTSEEDISS; encoded by the exons ATGAAATCCCATTTCCACAAGAGCCCGAGCCTCTTTACCATCACAGTTATTATACTCTTTACAAATCTCTTCAATGCCATCCTATGCCAAGAAACCGTACCGAACAACGATTGCCAGCCACTCCAGTGTGGAACTGTTACAATTGACTACCCGTTCTGGGGATCAACCCGCCCGAATTATTGCGGTTATGACTCACCCGATTTTCAAATAACTTGCCAATCTAATGTCACTGAACTCACTTTCGACTCAGTAGACTATCGAGTTCTCGATACCGATAGCACTACACAAACGATCACCGTTGCTAGAAACGATCTGTGGGCCAATATTTGTCCTAGATCGCTCTACAACACAACTTACAACTTATCGTTTTTCAACGGCAATAATTCTAATCAGCAGAACGTATCTATATATTACGATTGTAGTACAACTATACCCGTTGCGCAACAGACGGTTGGTAGTTTTCTGTGCAATGTGAATGGAAGCCAAATTGATAATTATTTCGGCAGAACGAGTTCAACCGTTACTGGTGGTTGGTTAGAGTACTTAGTGCAATGCGAAAATCATATAGATGTACCTGTGAATCAAACATGGGCTGATCAATTTGCGGTAGCTGGTACTGCAAGAGAGGAGGATTTGAGGTCAGCTTTGGAAGCTGGTTTTAAGCTTAAGTGGACTGCGAATAACGACGAGTGTAATCAGTGTGTGAAGTCGGGGGGACGATGTGGGTCCAACTCGACTTCACCTGAGTTGTTTGCTTGCTACTGTGCTAATGGGAACTTTTCATTAACTTGTAACAATACAAATGGAACTGGTG GATCAAAAGGAGATCGTCGTAACATAAAGTGGAAATTGATTATAG GGTTTGTATGCGTTACTATTGGAGGAAGTATGCTTCTGGTGTTTTTCAAAATAAGGAGAAGGTGGAAAAATCAAAAGCATACAGATGATCAATTACAAAACAACCATGCATTAGAAAGAATAATATTAAACAACTATGCAAGTTTGGC ACCGAATGGGGAACTAGTTGCAGTGAAGCTTTTGGCCGGAACTCATGGAGATGGAGAAGATTTCATCAACGAGGTCTCTAGCATCAGTAGAACTTCTCATGTAAACATTGTTAAACACCTAGGCTTCTGCACCGAGAGAAACAAAAGAGCCCTGGTGTACGAGTTTATGCCAAATGGATCGTTGGATAAGTTTCTACGTGGTGATGGCTCTCATTTAGACTGGAACACTCTGTTTCGAGTTGCAAAAGGAATTGCACGAGGTCTAGAATATCTGCATCAAGGTTGTAATACAAGAATTGTTCACTTTGACATAAAGCCTCACAACATTCTTTTGGATAAAGAATTTGTCCCAAAAATATCTGATTTTGGGCTGGCCAAGCTGTGTAAGAAGAAAGAGAGTATAGTTTCTGTATTCGGTGCAAGAGGCACAGCCGGATACATGGCCCCAGAAGTATTTTTCAAGAGTCTTGGAGGTGCATCTCATAAATCTGATGTATACAGCTACGGGATGATGGTTCTTGAAATGACGGGTGCACGTAAACACAATATTAGGAGCACGTCAAGCACCAGCGAAGCATATTTTCCAGATTGGGTTTACAAGCAAGTAGAAACTGGAGGCAGTCTGGAGGATTATGGGGTGACAaccgaagaggaagaggaaatagcACGGAAGATGATGACAGTGAGCCTCTGGTGCATCCAGTCTGATCCATCACAAAGACCGTCTATAAGTAAAGTTGTGGAGATGTGGGAAGGAGATGAATCATTACAAGTTCCACCAAGAAAATTTTGGACGTCTCCCACAAGGCCTCTCCAAAGCATTTCCTCATTAATTTCATACCGTTTGACTAGTGAGGAAGATATCTCATCCTAG